Proteins encoded by one window of Geobacter sp. DSM 9736:
- a CDS encoding nitrogen regulation protein NR(II) — translation MKKSPYPRIALLSGCIVGISLLHYLTPLHLPMLHDIFQRLYYIPIILAAFWFGLRGGIISALVVSVFYVPHILFQWGLVPSIELEKFLEIVLYNVVGGITGFLSQKEESRREELQRTAEGLEESYRKLQEQTDMILKIEDQLRRAERLSALGELSAVLAHEIRNPLGSIRGTAEILRDDFRPEDRKYEFLEILIKEADRLNRVVEDFLGLARPVPTERETCDLLADVQEIMDLVAPEAAARGVRLNVVPQQLPSVHGSRERLRQVFLNLVLNAIQATGPGGSLTVAARLLPATGEMPPRVEVSFADTGKGIEPERLERVFQPFFTTKHGGTGLGLPIAQRIIESHGGTIHVESELHRGTTFIVRLPV, via the coding sequence ATGAAGAAGAGCCCGTATCCGCGCATCGCTCTCCTGTCCGGGTGCATCGTCGGAATCAGCCTGCTCCATTACCTGACGCCGCTGCATCTGCCGATGCTTCACGATATCTTCCAGCGCCTCTACTACATTCCCATCATCCTCGCGGCATTCTGGTTCGGTCTCCGCGGAGGGATCATTTCCGCCCTCGTCGTCAGTGTTTTCTATGTCCCGCACATCCTGTTCCAGTGGGGCCTCGTGCCCAGCATCGAGCTGGAGAAGTTTCTCGAAATCGTTCTTTATAATGTGGTTGGGGGAATAACCGGCTTTCTATCCCAAAAGGAGGAATCGCGCCGGGAGGAACTGCAGCGTACGGCGGAAGGCCTTGAAGAATCATACCGAAAGCTCCAGGAGCAGACCGACATGATCCTGAAGATAGAGGATCAATTGAGGCGGGCGGAGCGCCTTTCGGCGCTGGGAGAGCTTTCAGCCGTGCTTGCGCACGAGATCCGCAATCCCCTCGGCTCCATCAGGGGGACGGCAGAGATCCTCAGGGACGACTTTCGGCCGGAAGACCGCAAATACGAGTTCCTTGAGATCCTCATCAAGGAAGCCGACCGCCTGAACAGGGTGGTGGAAGATTTCCTCGGTCTTGCGCGGCCTGTTCCGACGGAGCGGGAGACCTGCGACCTCTTGGCCGACGTGCAGGAGATAATGGATCTGGTCGCGCCGGAAGCGGCCGCACGGGGGGTGCGCCTTAACGTAGTGCCGCAGCAGCTTCCTTCCGTACACGGAAGCCGGGAGCGGTTGCGCCAGGTATTCCTCAACCTGGTGCTAAATGCCATCCAGGCTACCGGACCGGGAGGCAGCCTGACGGTTGCGGCCCGCCTTCTACCTGCAACGGGTGAAATGCCTCCCCGGGTTGAGGTTTCATTCGCCGACACGGGAAAAGGAATCGAGCCCGAGCGACTGGAGCGGGTCTTCCAGCCGTTTTTCACAACTAAGCACGGGGGCACCGGCCTAGGGCTTCCCATCGCCCAGCGCATCATAGAAAGCCACGGTGGGACCATCCATGTAGAAAGCGAACTGCACCGCGGGACTACCTTTATCGTGAGACTGCCGGTGTGA
- a CDS encoding Rho termination factor N-terminal domain-containing protein, with protein sequence MNMKEIREVAAERGVKPGKLKKEELIRAIQQAEGNPACFEPGRGENCGEHGCLWREDCK encoded by the coding sequence ATGAATATGAAGGAAATCAGGGAGGTCGCCGCAGAACGTGGAGTCAAGCCGGGAAAGCTCAAGAAGGAGGAGCTTATCCGAGCCATCCAGCAGGCTGAAGGAAACCCCGCCTGCTTCGAGCCGGGCAGGGGAGAGAACTGCGGCGAGCACGGCTGCCTCTGGCGGGAGGACTGCAAGTAG
- a CDS encoding polyprenyl synthetase family protein gives MEAALALIGEDLRNVELQFKKDLQSDVPLIRKVGEYVLSSGGKRIRPALLLLAARLCGYRGDRHVPLASVIEFIHTATLLHDDVVDNANLRRGIASANTLWGNEASVLVGDFLFSKSFSLMVADGDLNILRVLSNATTVIAEGEVLQLICTSDLDITEERYIEVVKCKTAILLSAACQAGAILGAATAEREAALSDYGMRLGIAFQLMDDTLDYVADEEQFGKSIGHDLEEGKITLPLIHTLRQCTAAERDRIGDVVAKDVLEAEDFQAVFDLVHRYGGIEYTIAAARDYIRSAKLPLESFQDSPEKTALMELADYVVTRER, from the coding sequence ATGGAAGCAGCTCTTGCCCTGATCGGGGAAGACCTCAGAAATGTGGAGCTTCAGTTCAAGAAGGACCTTCAGTCGGATGTCCCGCTGATCCGCAAAGTGGGTGAATACGTCCTCTCGAGTGGCGGCAAGCGTATCAGGCCTGCGCTTCTTCTGCTTGCAGCCCGCCTGTGCGGCTACCGCGGTGACCGTCACGTCCCCCTTGCCAGCGTTATTGAGTTCATCCACACCGCCACGCTGCTTCACGACGACGTGGTGGACAATGCCAACCTCCGCCGCGGGATCGCGTCCGCCAACACCCTCTGGGGAAATGAGGCATCGGTCCTGGTCGGTGACTTTCTCTTTTCAAAATCCTTCTCCCTCATGGTTGCAGACGGGGATCTGAACATACTCCGCGTTCTCTCCAATGCCACTACGGTCATCGCCGAGGGGGAGGTGCTCCAGCTCATCTGCACGAGCGACCTGGACATAACCGAGGAACGCTATATAGAAGTTGTAAAGTGCAAAACCGCCATACTTCTCTCCGCAGCTTGTCAGGCCGGGGCCATCCTCGGTGCCGCGACGGCTGAGCGGGAAGCTGCTCTGTCGGACTACGGAATGCGCCTCGGAATAGCGTTCCAGCTCATGGATGACACTCTGGATTACGTGGCAGACGAGGAGCAGTTCGGCAAAAGCATCGGTCATGACCTGGAGGAAGGGAAAATCACCCTGCCGCTCATCCATACGCTCAGACAATGTACTGCTGCCGAGCGGGACCGGATCGGAGACGTTGTTGCCAAGGACGTCCTGGAAGCGGAGGATTTCCAGGCGGTGTTCGATCTTGTCCACCGGTACGGCGGCATTGAGTACACCATTGCTGCAGCCCGCGACTATATCCGCAGCGCAAAGCTTCCGCTCGAGAGTTTTCAGGATTCCCCCGAGAAAACCGCACTGATGGAACTGGCGGATTATGTGGTAACGCGCGAACGCTAA
- a CDS encoding TlpA disulfide reductase family protein, producing the protein MKKWTCLLVALTLAVLAACSKKEAPPAEGKPAPGFALKDLAGGETSLEGLRGKVVLLNFWATWCPPCREEIPSMMKLNQAMAGKPFQMVAVSIDEGGKEAVQRYFQSSGTSLPTLLDTEQKVGRRYGITGVPETFVIDRKGVIMKKVIGPMDWSQPEVVKYLEELMKQ; encoded by the coding sequence ATGAAAAAATGGACCTGCCTGCTCGTGGCGCTGACCTTGGCGGTGCTTGCAGCATGCTCGAAAAAGGAAGCGCCCCCCGCCGAAGGGAAGCCGGCTCCGGGATTTGCACTGAAGGACCTGGCCGGGGGGGAGACGAGCCTGGAAGGGCTCAGGGGGAAGGTGGTACTCCTGAATTTCTGGGCAACATGGTGTCCCCCCTGCCGGGAGGAGATCCCTTCCATGATGAAGCTGAACCAGGCCATGGCGGGAAAACCGTTCCAGATGGTGGCGGTCTCCATCGACGAAGGGGGGAAGGAGGCCGTTCAGCGATACTTCCAGAGCTCCGGCACAAGCCTCCCGACTCTTCTGGATACGGAGCAGAAGGTGGGGAGACGTTACGGGATCACCGGAGTTCCCGAGACCTTTGTCATCGACAGGAAGGGTGTTATAATGAAAAAAGTGATAGGCCCCATGGACTGGAGCCAGCCGGAGGTCGTCAAGTATCTTGAGGAGTTGATGAAGCAATAA
- a CDS encoding GSU3473 family protein, with amino-acid sequence MMIRVLYKDNTSGMVKDYLLDDLINSGKIVAFFRSSGWVAVGRDPVRKATETFDGAERRKTGPKAKASGLVESHG; translated from the coding sequence ATGATGATAAGAGTGCTCTACAAGGACAATACCAGCGGGATGGTCAAGGATTATCTCCTTGACGACCTCATCAACTCGGGGAAAATTGTCGCATTCTTCCGGTCGAGCGGCTGGGTCGCAGTTGGACGCGATCCGGTGCGAAAAGCAACAGAGACATTCGATGGCGCGGAACGGAGAAAAACGGGCCCCAAAGCAAAAGCTTCCGGACTTGTCGAATCACATGGCTAG
- a CDS encoding VOC family protein codes for MSHTSISLQLAVAELGTTEAFYRGLLGVPVRRAVTARGGQEYLVMRHEGWEVIFVDEQAVMRTHPMLNEAINTFPKGVGLTIHLRVEGIEDIYDSLIEEDIQILYPLEEKPYGMKEFWCLDPDGYLVVLEESTRL; via the coding sequence TTGTCTCACACATCGATTTCTCTTCAACTGGCGGTTGCCGAACTGGGCACCACAGAGGCATTCTACCGCGGGCTCCTCGGTGTGCCCGTGCGTCGGGCTGTTACTGCCCGCGGCGGCCAGGAATACCTGGTAATGCGGCACGAAGGGTGGGAAGTGATTTTCGTGGACGAGCAGGCGGTCATGCGCACTCACCCGATGCTGAATGAGGCCATCAACACATTTCCGAAAGGGGTCGGCCTCACCATTCACCTGCGTGTCGAGGGGATCGAGGATATCTACGACTCCCTGATAGAAGAGGACATCCAGATTCTCTATCCGCTGGAAGAGAAGCCGTACGGCATGAAGGAGTTCTGGTGCCTCGATCCTGACGGTTATCTGGTGGTGCTGGAGGAGTCTACCCGATTGTGA
- a CDS encoding protein-L-isoaspartate(D-aspartate) O-methyltransferase has protein sequence MDRISSARETMIRDHLKARGIRDPAVLRAMEEVPREEFVPEELVEFAYGDYPLAIGEGQTISQPYIVALMAELLELGPEDRVLEIGTGSGYSAAILGRIAREVFTVEHYATLAQGAASRLRRLNCGNVTVLLGDGTRGWQEFAPYQAIQVTAGAPHVPKALREQLATGGRLVIPVGHHPRMQSLERILRIGENEFRREDMCAVQFVPLIGEDGWGDDL, from the coding sequence ATGGATCGTATTTCTTCGGCGCGGGAAACGATGATACGGGATCACCTGAAGGCGCGCGGCATTCGGGATCCTGCTGTATTGAGGGCCATGGAGGAGGTCCCCAGGGAAGAGTTCGTCCCGGAGGAACTGGTGGAGTTTGCGTATGGCGACTACCCTCTGGCGATAGGGGAGGGGCAGACGATCTCGCAGCCTTACATAGTTGCCCTCATGGCGGAGCTTCTTGAGCTGGGTCCTGAAGACAGGGTGCTGGAGATAGGTACCGGATCGGGATATTCAGCGGCGATTCTGGGGAGGATTGCACGGGAAGTCTTCACCGTGGAACACTACGCCACGCTTGCGCAGGGAGCGGCGAGTCGACTGCGCCGCCTCAACTGCGGGAATGTAACGGTTCTGCTGGGGGACGGGACGCGCGGCTGGCAGGAGTTCGCCCCGTATCAGGCGATCCAGGTGACTGCCGGCGCGCCCCATGTTCCTAAAGCGCTGCGGGAACAGCTGGCAACAGGCGGTCGCCTCGTCATACCGGTGGGGCATCACCCCAGGATGCAGTCGCTCGAAAGGATACTGCGAATCGGCGAGAATGAATTCCGAAGGGAGGACATGTGTGCCGTTCAGTTCGTTCCTCTCATAGGTGAGGACGGCTGGGGCGACGACCTGTGA
- a CDS encoding cytochrome c biogenesis CcdA family protein, which translates to MESPDITYVSAFIAGLLSFLSPCVLPLIPSYITYITGISFSDLQAEHPTHKVRQQTVAHSLLFIGGFTFVFVLMGASATFIGGFLQEHMTLIRKIGGVLIVIFGIHVTGILPIGMLLGEKRVNIHRKPAGYVGSFVVGVAFAAGWTPCIGPILASILMVAATEDTVYHGVALLFIYSMGLAIPFFLSALALHQFLAFFNRFKKHIRIFEIVTGVFLIIVGIMIYSNYLTRLGNLTTIFFSR; encoded by the coding sequence ATGGAATCACCGGACATAACCTACGTCAGTGCCTTCATCGCGGGTCTGCTCTCTTTTCTCTCCCCGTGCGTGCTGCCGCTCATTCCATCCTACATAACCTACATCACCGGTATCTCCTTCTCCGACCTTCAGGCGGAGCACCCGACCCACAAGGTCAGGCAGCAGACGGTGGCGCATTCCCTTCTATTCATCGGGGGATTCACGTTCGTCTTCGTCCTCATGGGTGCATCCGCCACCTTCATCGGGGGTTTCCTCCAAGAGCACATGACGCTCATCAGGAAGATAGGCGGAGTGCTCATCGTCATCTTCGGCATCCATGTCACCGGAATTCTGCCGATCGGGATGCTCCTGGGGGAGAAGCGGGTCAACATCCATCGAAAGCCGGCAGGGTACGTGGGCAGCTTTGTTGTCGGTGTCGCCTTTGCGGCCGGCTGGACTCCCTGCATCGGCCCCATACTCGCCTCGATCCTCATGGTTGCCGCCACAGAGGATACGGTCTACCACGGTGTCGCCCTCCTCTTCATCTATTCCATGGGCCTTGCCATCCCCTTTTTCCTGTCGGCGCTGGCGCTCCACCAGTTCCTTGCGTTCTTCAACCGCTTCAAAAAGCACATACGCATCTTCGAGATCGTCACCGGCGTCTTCCTGATAATCGTCGGGATCATGATCTATTCCAACTACCTGACACGCCTGGGGAATCTGACCACGATCTTCTTCAGCCGGTAA
- a CDS encoding sigma-54 dependent transcriptional regulator, translating into MPQILIIDDDTSLRRVLEYNLQEEGYEVLTAADGEAGMALFDLHRPPLVITDLKMPGMNGFQLLAAVKERAPETLVIVITAFGAVETAVEAMKLGAYDYITKPFNRDELKLVVRKALQLKGLSDENQRLREELTDRADFRNIVGISRRMEQVFQVVRKVADSEATVLITGESGTGKELIARAVHSLSSRRKGPFIPINCAAIPRDLLESELFGHVKGAFTGAIRDKTGKFQMADGGTLFLDEVGELPLELQPKLLRALQERSVEPVGGHGEQKLDVRVVAATNMDMEKAIEEGTFREDLYYRLSVIPLHLPPLRERRDDIPVLVKHFATKHGAPQVTFSAEAMNAMQNYRWPGNVRELENSVERILIMRNGDVINISEIPDKIREGRAERGGAKIVNLPEEGYSLEQLEREIVVEALERNGWNQTQAARFLRIPRHTLIYRMEKYNIQSQERTR; encoded by the coding sequence ATGCCACAGATACTGATAATTGACGATGATACATCGCTCCGCCGTGTCCTGGAGTACAACCTTCAGGAGGAGGGATACGAAGTCCTCACAGCTGCAGATGGTGAGGCCGGTATGGCACTCTTCGACCTTCACCGCCCGCCACTAGTCATTACCGACCTGAAGATGCCGGGGATGAACGGCTTTCAGCTCCTTGCGGCCGTGAAGGAGCGGGCACCGGAAACACTGGTGATCGTGATAACCGCCTTCGGCGCCGTCGAGACGGCGGTCGAGGCAATGAAACTGGGCGCCTACGATTACATAACGAAGCCCTTCAATCGTGACGAGCTGAAACTGGTGGTCAGGAAAGCCCTTCAACTGAAGGGGCTCTCGGACGAAAACCAGCGCCTTCGGGAGGAGCTCACCGACCGGGCGGATTTTCGCAATATAGTCGGCATTTCCCGTCGGATGGAGCAGGTTTTCCAGGTAGTGCGGAAAGTCGCCGACAGTGAGGCAACCGTGCTCATCACCGGTGAATCCGGCACCGGTAAGGAACTCATAGCCCGGGCGGTCCACTCGCTCAGCTCCCGCCGCAAGGGCCCCTTCATCCCCATCAACTGTGCGGCCATTCCCCGCGACCTCCTTGAGAGCGAGCTGTTCGGGCACGTCAAAGGGGCTTTTACCGGTGCGATCAGGGACAAGACCGGGAAATTTCAGATGGCTGACGGGGGAACGCTGTTTCTTGACGAGGTGGGAGAGCTGCCCCTCGAATTGCAGCCGAAGCTGCTGCGGGCGCTTCAGGAAAGATCCGTGGAACCGGTGGGGGGGCACGGCGAGCAGAAGCTGGATGTCCGTGTGGTGGCTGCAACAAACATGGACATGGAGAAGGCTATAGAGGAAGGTACCTTCCGTGAGGACCTCTATTACCGGCTCTCGGTCATTCCCCTTCACCTTCCGCCGTTGCGGGAGCGGCGTGACGACATCCCCGTACTGGTCAAGCATTTCGCCACCAAGCATGGCGCCCCTCAGGTCACCTTCTCCGCGGAAGCGATGAACGCGATGCAGAACTACCGGTGGCCGGGGAACGTGAGGGAGCTGGAGAATTCGGTGGAGCGCATACTCATCATGCGTAACGGCGATGTCATCAACATATCGGAGATTCCGGACAAGATCCGGGAAGGACGGGCCGAGCGGGGAGGGGCGAAAATAGTAAATCTCCCCGAAGAGGGGTACTCATTGGAGCAGTTGGAGCGGGAGATCGTGGTGGAGGCGCTGGAGCGAAACGGCTGGAACCAGACGCAGGCGGCGCGTTTTCTGCGAATCCCCCGACACACTCTCATCTACCGCATGGAGAAGTACAATATTCAGTCACAGGAGAGAACGCGATGA